In Deinococcus yavapaiensis KR-236, one genomic interval encodes:
- a CDS encoding ferric reductase-like transmembrane domain-containing protein, giving the protein MTTSLERRTNDALVAGLLLTYAALFVACFLRLGPQTLAWSLDRALGVVAYLALSLGVTFRALLGGRVAPAWLSRAQQGGWHGLLSTTALVLGVLHGLTLVVDRQSPQSLVNLLIPGASTLAPLAVGLGTLGVYGLTLVWATTKWRAKFSARTWRLLHLASYPTFAAVTARGLLAGTDDLRWLYAFAVGLAVWTFGLRFVEEREKRR; this is encoded by the coding sequence GTGACGACTTCGCTCGAACGTCGCACGAACGACGCCCTCGTCGCGGGACTGCTTCTCACGTACGCCGCGCTGTTCGTCGCGTGCTTCCTGCGCCTCGGTCCGCAGACGCTGGCGTGGAGCCTCGACCGCGCGCTCGGCGTCGTCGCGTACCTCGCGCTGTCTCTCGGCGTCACCTTCAGAGCCCTGCTCGGCGGCCGCGTCGCTCCCGCCTGGCTGAGTCGCGCGCAGCAAGGCGGCTGGCACGGTCTCCTGTCCACGACGGCCCTCGTCCTCGGCGTTTTGCACGGCCTCACCCTCGTCGTGGACCGACAGAGCCCCCAGTCGCTCGTCAACCTCCTGATTCCGGGAGCGTCCACCTTGGCGCCGCTCGCCGTCGGACTCGGCACCCTCGGCGTGTACGGCTTGACGCTCGTCTGGGCGACGACGAAGTGGCGTGCGAAGTTCTCGGCGCGCACGTGGCGCCTCTTGCACCTCGCGTCCTACCCGACCTTCGCCGCCGTCACGGCGCGCGGCTTGCTCGCCGGAACGGACGACTTGCGCTGGTTGTACGCCTTCGCCGTCGGCTTGGCGGTGTGGACGTTCGGGTTGCGCTTCGTGGAAGAGCGGGAAAAGCGCCGATAG
- a CDS encoding FAD:protein FMN transferase produces the protein MALASFLRARALGTDVEIKGEGATEALREVRRLEDILTRFRESPLTRLNDDGVLPRPPIELVEALQHALHVARLTDGLVTPTVLQALKAAGYDERPGGPVRLAVSVPSTRGVVCDLGEICLPPRVSLDLGGTAKSWIVERAFRFLSGDAMLNAGGDLLSRRSEPFSVEIEHPFGEARRFLELAPGTWGIATSSLMKRAWVGGHHLIDPRTFRPVDSPLVQVTVAASSVTTAEVLAKLAFLDDAALKAFPLEGPAWLVAYDTSGRVLRRTLRPGEAAA, from the coding sequence ATGGCGCTCGCCTCGTTCCTGAGGGCGCGCGCCCTCGGCACGGACGTCGAGATCAAAGGCGAAGGCGCGACCGAAGCGTTGCGGGAAGTGCGACGTCTCGAAGACATCCTGACGCGCTTTCGCGAATCGCCCCTCACGCGCCTCAACGACGACGGGGTCTTGCCTCGACCTCCGATCGAGCTCGTGGAAGCTTTGCAGCACGCTCTGCACGTCGCGCGCCTCACCGACGGTCTCGTCACGCCGACGGTCTTGCAAGCGCTCAAAGCCGCCGGGTACGACGAACGGCCCGGAGGTCCCGTTCGGCTTGCCGTTTCCGTGCCGTCCACGCGCGGCGTCGTGTGCGACCTCGGCGAAATCTGCTTGCCGCCGCGTGTCAGCCTCGACCTCGGCGGAACCGCGAAAAGCTGGATCGTCGAGCGAGCTTTTCGCTTTCTCTCGGGTGACGCCATGTTGAACGCGGGCGGCGATCTGCTCTCGCGGCGAAGCGAACCGTTCTCCGTGGAGATCGAACATCCCTTCGGGGAAGCGCGGCGCTTCCTGGAGCTCGCGCCGGGCACGTGGGGAATCGCGACGAGCAGCCTGATGAAGCGCGCGTGGGTGGGCGGGCACCACCTCATCGACCCGCGCACCTTCCGCCCCGTCGACTCGCCGCTCGTGCAAGTTACCGTCGCGGCGTCGAGCGTCACGACCGCCGAAGTGCTGGCCAAGCTCGCCTTTCTCGACGACGCGGCCCTCAAGGCCTTTCCGCTCGAAGGCCCCGCTTGGCTCGTCGCGTACGACACGTCAGGCCGCGTCTTGCGCCGAACCCTTCGCCCTGGGGAGGCGGCGGCGTGA
- a CDS encoding sulfatase, producing MNVIVIQLDSLNRHFLPAYGGWVRTPNIDAFAERAVIFDAHYTGSLPCMPARREIWAGVEEFWWRGWGPLEPWDEPVAYLVNRAGVVTSLVTDHYHFFEWGAHSYHHDFDGYEFVRGHEHDNWRTQPLSDTPDWATKMIERHGEGGRIYLRNVADFGSEADFFGPRVMSAAARWIDENHAHERFYLHVDSFDVHEPFHIPEPYRSLYTDADPTRFNPWPPYGRTNDEARPVSSEEIDWVRAQFAGKLTMVDAWLGRVFDALSKHDLWRDTCVILSTDHGHYLGEHDRIGKPMSPLWNTLTHVPLMIWHPEQRQRRVSALTQTIDLYATVLDALGVPLRSAHSRSLLPLVLGETDAHRDLAVYGYANQRVGVTDGTWTLLRDQDPSAAPPHWYSLQVGHLDARSTGARRQRPTEFPDLEAGRFIPGVTTPHWKMPVRAYDVTHLGPPRPDLLYHTALDPLQERDLTAAEPAELRRLEDRLRVHMHALGVPDEQYARLRL from the coding sequence TTGAACGTCATCGTCATTCAACTCGACTCGCTCAATCGCCATTTCCTGCCCGCCTACGGCGGTTGGGTGCGCACGCCGAACATCGACGCCTTCGCCGAACGGGCCGTGATCTTCGACGCGCACTACACCGGTTCGCTGCCGTGCATGCCCGCCCGGCGTGAAATCTGGGCGGGCGTCGAGGAATTCTGGTGGCGCGGTTGGGGACCGCTCGAACCGTGGGACGAACCCGTCGCGTACCTCGTCAACCGCGCGGGCGTCGTCACGTCGCTCGTCACGGACCACTACCACTTCTTCGAGTGGGGCGCGCACTCCTACCACCACGACTTCGACGGGTACGAATTCGTGCGAGGCCACGAGCACGACAACTGGCGCACGCAACCCCTTTCGGACACGCCCGACTGGGCGACGAAGATGATCGAACGGCACGGCGAAGGCGGCCGAATCTACCTTCGCAACGTCGCGGACTTCGGGAGCGAGGCCGACTTCTTCGGCCCGAGGGTCATGAGCGCCGCCGCGCGCTGGATCGACGAGAACCACGCGCATGAACGCTTCTACCTGCACGTCGACTCCTTCGACGTCCACGAGCCCTTCCACATTCCCGAGCCGTACCGCTCGTTGTACACGGACGCCGATCCGACGCGCTTCAATCCCTGGCCGCCTTACGGCCGCACGAACGACGAAGCGCGCCCCGTGAGCTCGGAGGAAATCGACTGGGTGCGCGCTCAATTCGCCGGAAAGCTCACCATGGTGGACGCTTGGCTGGGGCGCGTCTTCGACGCGCTCTCGAAGCACGATCTTTGGCGAGATACCTGCGTCATCCTTTCCACCGATCACGGCCACTACCTCGGCGAGCACGACCGAATCGGCAAACCGATGAGCCCGCTGTGGAACACCCTCACGCACGTTCCCCTCATGATTTGGCACCCCGAGCAGCGACAACGTCGCGTTTCCGCCCTCACCCAGACCATCGACTTGTACGCCACCGTCCTCGACGCGCTCGGCGTGCCGCTGCGCTCCGCGCACTCGCGTAGCCTCCTGCCGCTCGTTCTCGGCGAGACCGACGCGCACCGCGACCTCGCCGTGTACGGCTACGCCAATCAACGCGTCGGCGTGACGGACGGCACGTGGACGTTGCTGCGCGACCAAGACCCGAGCGCCGCGCCTCCACACTGGTACTCCTTGCAAGTCGGGCATCTCGACGCGCGCAGTACCGGAGCGCGGAGACAGCGCCCGACCGAATTCCCGGACCTCGAAGCGGGCCGCTTTATTCCCGGCGTCACCACTCCCCACTGGAAGATGCCCGTGCGCGCGTACGACGTGACGCACCTGGGGCCGCCTCGCCCGGACCTCCTGTACCACACCGCGCTCGATCCTTTACAGGAACGCGACCTCACCGCCGCCGAACCCGCCGAGCTTCGCCGCCTGGAGGACCGTCTGCGCGTCCACATGCACGCCCTCGGCGTTCCCGACGAGCAGTACGCCCGACTCCGCCTCTAG
- a CDS encoding ABC transporter substrate-binding protein — translation MGKKIFLVTVAMMGLSGLSGGALAQQKITLDFSAHWLSAQRRPTIDKIVNLWNQRNPNVQVRYTGVPFDQIITKTLAGVAAGNAPDVVVIDIRTTKQRASKNQIVDMSQYGVNSIKDRFYPNLWATGTYNGKQYGLPFNTDTRLLFYNKAAFKEVGLNPNDPPKTWDELWEYANKLDKKDASGRYTRMGFHPLFGDFGYEGWVMNAKSSFWDSDYEVPRVNNAVAVSTLNWVKKWTDRYGSNNYAAFKASFGGGAQDEFMSGKVPMVVKNGNYLTALKNNAPSLQYGFVPVPTPDGSQHPASSWGGGFNIEVPRGTKHPKEAVAFARFLVTEGARIWTAEQNDIPGAKAALTSNTNRVFISMAQNMSNTFVAPTAVFAPSYGNAINKAVDDVVLRGKSAKEALDDAQTDIQKMVADGKRDAN, via the coding sequence ATGGGTAAGAAGATTTTCCTGGTCACGGTCGCGATGATGGGGTTGAGCGGGCTCAGCGGTGGAGCCCTCGCACAACAAAAGATCACGCTCGACTTCTCCGCGCACTGGCTCAGCGCGCAACGTCGCCCGACGATCGACAAGATCGTCAACCTCTGGAACCAGCGCAACCCCAACGTCCAAGTGCGTTACACGGGCGTGCCCTTCGACCAGATCATCACCAAGACCCTCGCGGGCGTCGCCGCGGGCAACGCGCCCGACGTCGTCGTCATCGACATTCGCACGACCAAGCAGCGCGCGTCGAAGAACCAGATCGTCGACATGTCGCAATACGGCGTGAACTCTATCAAGGACCGCTTCTACCCCAACCTCTGGGCGACGGGCACCTACAACGGCAAGCAGTACGGCCTGCCGTTCAACACCGACACGCGCCTGTTGTTCTACAACAAGGCCGCGTTCAAGGAAGTCGGTCTCAACCCCAACGATCCCCCCAAGACGTGGGACGAGCTTTGGGAGTACGCCAACAAGCTCGACAAGAAGGACGCCTCGGGCCGTTACACCCGCATGGGCTTCCACCCGCTCTTCGGTGACTTCGGCTACGAAGGCTGGGTCATGAACGCCAAGTCCTCGTTCTGGGACAGCGACTACGAAGTGCCGCGCGTGAACAACGCCGTCGCCGTGAGCACGCTCAACTGGGTCAAGAAGTGGACGGACCGCTACGGCTCGAACAACTACGCGGCGTTCAAGGCTTCCTTCGGTGGCGGCGCGCAAGACGAGTTCATGTCCGGCAAGGTTCCGATGGTCGTCAAGAACGGCAACTACCTCACGGCCCTCAAGAACAACGCGCCCTCGCTTCAGTACGGCTTCGTTCCCGTCCCGACGCCCGACGGCAGCCAGCACCCGGCCTCCTCGTGGGGCGGCGGCTTCAACATCGAAGTCCCGCGCGGCACGAAGCACCCGAAGGAAGCCGTGGCGTTCGCCCGCTTCCTCGTCACGGAAGGCGCGCGCATCTGGACCGCCGAGCAAAACGACATTCCCGGCGCCAAGGCAGCCTTGACGTCGAACACCAACCGCGTGTTCATCTCGATGGCGCAGAACATGAGCAACACCTTCGTCGCGCCGACCGCCGTGTTCGCCCCGAGCTACGGCAACGCGATCAACAAGGCCGTGGACGATGTCGTCCTGCGCGGCAAGAGCGCCAAGGAAGCGCTCGACGACGCGCAAACCGACATCCAGAAGATGGTCGCCGACGGCAAGCGCGACGCGAACTGA
- the nucS gene encoding endonuclease NucS: MLREQLSSPTPVSLAAFLNGHVRSCDVLVQVVAECEVEYAGRALSTADAGCYVVMVKCDGSLQIHGARGVKPVNWQPRTDDVSAFVEEGRCVLVASRRSPEEVVKVTFHDVHLALALELEEAGFTLSGSEKDMQEALARSPHVIEQGLTVLDRELLVGVGGIDLYALDRDGRLVVVELKRARAGHEAVHQLARYVAAVRLQVPHREVRGILAAPSVTAPAREALTRQGLEFVEVTALAKSEPAAMQGALF, from the coding sequence GTGCTGCGCGAACAACTCTCCTCGCCGACTCCCGTTTCGCTCGCCGCGTTCCTCAACGGTCACGTTCGCTCGTGCGACGTTCTCGTGCAAGTCGTGGCCGAGTGCGAGGTCGAATACGCGGGGCGCGCGCTCAGCACGGCCGACGCGGGCTGTTACGTCGTGATGGTGAAGTGCGACGGCAGTCTGCAAATCCACGGGGCGCGCGGCGTCAAGCCCGTGAACTGGCAGCCGCGCACGGACGACGTCTCGGCCTTCGTGGAGGAGGGTCGCTGCGTCCTCGTGGCCTCGCGGCGCAGTCCCGAGGAGGTCGTGAAGGTGACCTTTCACGACGTGCACCTCGCGCTCGCCCTCGAGTTGGAGGAGGCGGGCTTCACGCTGTCGGGCAGCGAGAAGGACATGCAAGAAGCGCTCGCCCGCTCGCCGCACGTCATCGAGCAAGGCTTGACCGTGCTCGACCGCGAATTGCTCGTCGGGGTGGGCGGCATCGACCTCTACGCGCTCGACCGCGACGGGCGACTCGTGGTCGTGGAGCTCAAGCGCGCGCGGGCGGGACACGAGGCGGTGCATCAGCTCGCGCGGTACGTGGCGGCCGTGCGTCTGCAAGTCCCGCACCGCGAAGTGCGCGGCATCTTGGCGGCGCCGAGCGTGACGGCGCCGGCCCGCGAAGCGCTGACGCGGCAAGGTTTGGAATTCGTCGAGGTGACGGCCCTCGCGAAATCCGAGCCTGCGGCGATGCAAGGGGCCTTATTCTGA
- a CDS encoding sulfatase family protein has protein sequence MTAALRPNIILVTTDQQRYDALGANGSPFMTTPALDELSAEGVAFDRAYCPNPVCTPSRLTLMTGQFPSRHGGYNIGTTAIDKSRFLSVQLRAAGYRTHHVGKAHWHPWSDPSPERAPVDERGTPWRDFVGFETAELATGHVTWGVTGHYQRWLDRRGVDKARRHELNRIERRFESDPNETGDWGVASELHSGAWILERALAFLDSSDDDRPFFLNLGFQDPHHPHAVPFDFEARVNEADLPPRIDGASDVGVVEPVAMLRAGTINASRYRGRFEVAGNAGAHDWRAYFHDEAKDRGTRAAYYSLVNLFDSQFARIMRAVRRRSARPTVVVFTSDHGDMLGDHDIGQKGPLAYEAVLRVPLIVWCPQLFAPRRVSDVVSLVDLSPTLLNLGGANLPASDGVDLRATLERGEAPGRAGARVEFKEEPDRVRYKAWITRDFKLVVYPGETFGELYDLQDDPEEHVNRFDDSALAEVKARLLTELLSDMERSEPHSERPSRV, from the coding sequence ATGACTGCCGCGCTTCGCCCGAACATCATCCTCGTCACCACCGATCAGCAGCGTTACGACGCGCTGGGCGCCAACGGGAGCCCGTTCATGACGACGCCCGCCCTCGACGAACTCTCGGCCGAAGGCGTGGCGTTCGACCGGGCGTACTGCCCCAATCCGGTGTGCACCCCTTCACGGCTCACGCTCATGACCGGACAGTTTCCGTCGCGGCACGGGGGATACAACATCGGCACGACGGCGATCGACAAGTCTCGTTTTCTCAGCGTGCAACTGCGGGCGGCGGGCTACCGCACCCATCACGTCGGCAAAGCGCACTGGCATCCGTGGAGCGATCCCAGCCCCGAGCGCGCGCCCGTCGACGAACGCGGCACGCCGTGGCGGGACTTCGTGGGCTTCGAGACCGCCGAACTCGCCACCGGACACGTCACGTGGGGCGTCACCGGACATTATCAACGCTGGCTCGATCGCCGCGGCGTCGACAAGGCGCGGCGACACGAGCTCAACCGCATCGAGCGGCGCTTCGAGTCCGATCCGAACGAGACGGGCGACTGGGGCGTCGCGAGCGAACTGCACAGCGGCGCCTGGATTCTCGAACGCGCCCTCGCCTTTCTGGACTCGAGCGACGACGACCGCCCGTTCTTTCTCAACCTCGGCTTTCAAGATCCGCATCATCCGCACGCGGTGCCCTTCGACTTCGAGGCGCGCGTGAACGAGGCAGACTTGCCGCCGAGAATCGACGGCGCTTCGGACGTCGGCGTCGTCGAACCCGTGGCGATGCTGCGCGCCGGAACGATCAACGCGAGCCGCTACCGAGGCCGCTTCGAGGTGGCGGGCAACGCGGGCGCGCACGATTGGCGCGCGTACTTTCACGACGAGGCGAAAGACCGAGGCACGCGCGCCGCGTACTACTCGCTCGTGAACCTCTTCGATTCGCAATTCGCGCGGATCATGCGCGCCGTGCGGCGGCGCTCGGCGCGGCCGACCGTCGTGGTGTTCACGTCCGATCACGGCGACATGCTCGGCGATCACGACATCGGCCAGAAGGGGCCGCTCGCGTACGAAGCCGTGCTGCGCGTTCCCTTGATCGTGTGGTGCCCCCAGCTCTTCGCGCCTCGGCGCGTATCGGACGTCGTGTCGCTCGTGGACCTCTCGCCGACGTTGCTGAACCTCGGCGGCGCGAACTTGCCCGCCTCCGACGGCGTCGACTTGCGCGCCACGCTGGAGAGGGGAGAGGCGCCAGGCCGCGCGGGAGCCCGCGTGGAATTCAAGGAGGAGCCCGACCGAGTGCGCTACAAGGCGTGGATCACGCGCGACTTCAAGCTCGTCGTGTACCCCGGCGAGACGTTCGGCGAACTGTACGACCTTCAAGACGATCCCGAGGAGCACGTCAACCGCTTCGACGATTCCGCGCTCGCCGAGGTCAAGGCGCGCCTGCTGACCGAGCTGCTTTCGGACATGGAGCGCTCCGAGCCGCACTCGGAGCGGCCGAGTCGCGTGTGA
- a CDS encoding LacI family DNA-binding transcriptional regulator, giving the protein MEKSVTLARVAREAGVSASTVSRILNGTANVRDEKKEAVERVLARLNYRPNVLARSLASGRTMSVGVLTQDISSPFYGDTLRGIEQGLSGSGYHPIFTSGHWQAQEELEAVDLLLARKVDALIVLGGVLPDEKLREVAAKVPLVALGRSVPDLESQCLRLDNFKGAYLATQHLVELGHRAIAHIMGVPSHRDAQDRLAGYKAALADARVEFDPDLVREGDFMEASGFLAATRLVEGLRTFSAIFVANDQMAYGARLALFRKGLRVPEDVSIVGFDDLPSSSFTTPPLTTVAQPTYDIGLASAECVLRLLNGEEAALPPLDVQLVVRESTTRRRS; this is encoded by the coding sequence ATGGAAAAGTCTGTGACGCTCGCGCGAGTGGCGCGTGAAGCTGGCGTATCCGCCAGCACGGTTTCTCGCATCCTCAACGGCACGGCGAATGTCCGTGACGAAAAGAAAGAGGCGGTCGAGCGCGTTTTGGCGCGCCTCAACTACCGTCCCAACGTGCTTGCCCGTAGCCTTGCGAGTGGGCGCACCATGAGCGTCGGCGTCCTGACGCAAGACATCTCCAGCCCTTTCTACGGCGACACCTTGCGCGGCATCGAGCAAGGTCTCTCGGGAAGCGGCTACCACCCGATCTTCACGAGCGGCCACTGGCAAGCGCAAGAGGAGCTCGAAGCCGTGGATCTTCTGCTCGCGAGAAAGGTGGACGCCCTGATCGTGCTCGGGGGCGTCCTTCCCGACGAGAAGCTTCGGGAAGTCGCCGCCAAGGTCCCCCTCGTGGCGCTCGGACGTTCGGTGCCCGACCTCGAAAGCCAGTGCCTGCGGCTCGACAACTTCAAAGGCGCCTACCTCGCTACGCAACATCTCGTCGAACTCGGGCACCGAGCGATCGCGCACATCATGGGCGTGCCGTCGCACCGAGACGCGCAAGACCGCCTTGCAGGTTACAAAGCGGCGCTCGCCGACGCCCGCGTCGAATTCGATCCTGATTTGGTGCGCGAAGGCGACTTCATGGAAGCGTCGGGGTTTCTGGCAGCGACGCGCCTCGTGGAGGGCCTGAGAACCTTCAGTGCCATCTTCGTCGCCAACGACCAGATGGCGTACGGCGCGCGCTTGGCGCTGTTTCGCAAGGGACTGCGCGTTCCCGAGGACGTCTCGATCGTCGGTTTCGACGATCTTCCCAGTTCGTCGTTCACGACGCCGCCCCTCACCACGGTCGCTCAACCTACCTACGACATCGGACTCGCCTCCGCCGAATGCGTGCTACGCCTTCTCAACGGCGAAGAGGCCGCCTTGCCTCCCCTCGACGTGCAACTCGTCGTCCGCGAATCCACCACGCGTCGGCGCTCCTGA
- a CDS encoding ABC transporter substrate-binding protein, translating into MKKTLTALTLALIATVAGAQAKKTITVGVFPDLDSVVKAALPGFQKKFPNIDVKLVVLQYADHHNALTTALATGSGANDVVAVDFGYVARFAEGGGLEDLAKAPYNGLSYKSRFVSYTFPQATFSGKLVAMPTDIGPGTMYYRSDFLAKAGLKPGDLNKSWDAYIENGKKIVAANPGSFLIPDATEVSEIYIRTNIPAGQGLYFDASNKVLVSADNPRFMNACTLAKRVRDAKLDARAGGAFSPEWTTAFQKGNLATEFSGAWLTGHMQNWLAKDFSGKWNVQQLPSGAFASWGGSFYAIPTQSKNKAEAWELIKYLTTDKDQQILAFKTTGAFPALRAAQDAPLFNEGVAYLSNQKARTLWRTAANRIKPLDVNRLDPIASEIWLTQLGSVLDGSKTCQQALTEANTLIARRAR; encoded by the coding sequence ATGAAAAAGACCTTGACCGCCCTCACGCTCGCCCTGATCGCCACCGTCGCCGGAGCCCAAGCGAAGAAGACCATCACCGTCGGAGTGTTTCCCGACCTCGACTCGGTCGTGAAGGCCGCATTGCCGGGCTTTCAGAAGAAGTTCCCGAACATCGACGTCAAGCTCGTCGTGCTGCAGTACGCCGACCACCACAACGCCCTCACGACGGCCCTCGCGACCGGCTCGGGCGCCAACGACGTCGTCGCCGTCGACTTCGGTTACGTCGCGCGCTTCGCGGAGGGCGGCGGCCTCGAGGATCTCGCCAAGGCGCCCTACAACGGCTTGTCGTACAAGAGCCGCTTCGTTTCGTACACCTTCCCGCAAGCGACGTTCTCGGGCAAGCTCGTCGCCATGCCGACCGACATCGGCCCCGGCACGATGTACTACCGCAGCGACTTTCTCGCCAAGGCGGGCCTGAAGCCCGGCGACCTCAACAAGAGCTGGGACGCCTACATCGAAAACGGCAAGAAGATCGTCGCCGCCAACCCCGGCTCGTTCCTCATCCCCGACGCCACGGAAGTCTCCGAGATCTACATCCGCACGAACATCCCGGCCGGACAAGGCCTGTACTTCGACGCGAGCAACAAAGTGCTCGTGAGCGCCGACAATCCGCGCTTCATGAACGCCTGCACGCTCGCCAAGCGCGTACGTGACGCCAAGCTCGACGCTCGTGCGGGCGGCGCCTTCTCGCCCGAGTGGACGACCGCCTTCCAAAAGGGCAACCTGGCCACCGAGTTCAGCGGCGCGTGGCTCACCGGCCACATGCAAAACTGGCTCGCGAAGGACTTCTCGGGCAAGTGGAACGTACAGCAACTGCCGAGCGGCGCGTTCGCGTCGTGGGGCGGCTCGTTCTACGCCATTCCCACGCAGAGCAAGAACAAGGCCGAAGCGTGGGAGCTCATCAAGTACCTCACGACCGACAAGGACCAGCAGATCCTCGCGTTCAAGACGACGGGCGCCTTCCCCGCCTTGCGCGCCGCCCAAGACGCGCCGCTGTTCAACGAAGGCGTCGCGTACCTCTCCAACCAAAAGGCCCGCACGCTGTGGCGCACGGCCGCCAACCGCATCAAGCCGCTCGACGTCAACCGCCTCGACCCGATCGCGAGCGAAATCTGGCTGACGCAACTCGGCTCCGTCCTCGACGGCTCCAAGACGTGCCAGCAAGCCCTGACGGAAGCGAACACCCTCATCGCGCGGCGCGCCCGCTGA
- a CDS encoding carbohydrate ABC transporter permease, which yields MQARATIPRERPSIGTRWNNFQRRYAPYIFISPFFILFLAFGLFPILFLAYLSFQEWQPSAGLGTMKFVGLRNYTDNLTDPAFWDALRHTFSLAVMSGVPQHLIAIPLAFAIHMGLRKLQGPLTAVYFVPYITSVVAISVTFFTLFSWQYGAINGLIQALHSLPLIGGLFPAERINWLGEKAFIQPAIALVVVWRFTGWNVVLYLAGLQSIPKDLYEAAAVDGATRAQQFRFITLPLLRPMMFLAITLTLIGNLQLFEEPFILTNGGGGPGQIGTTAVMYMLRTYQSYADAGLAAAMGWLLFVVIAVLTFVNNQVFGRSGLAGRE from the coding sequence GTGCAAGCTCGCGCCACCATCCCACGTGAACGACCGTCCATCGGCACGCGCTGGAACAACTTCCAGCGGCGGTACGCGCCGTACATCTTCATCAGCCCCTTCTTCATCTTGTTTCTCGCGTTTGGCCTCTTCCCGATCCTCTTCCTCGCGTATCTGTCCTTTCAGGAATGGCAGCCCTCGGCGGGCCTCGGCACGATGAAGTTCGTGGGCCTGCGCAACTACACCGACAACCTCACCGATCCCGCCTTCTGGGACGCGCTGCGTCACACCTTCTCGCTCGCCGTGATGTCGGGCGTGCCGCAGCACCTCATCGCCATTCCGCTCGCCTTCGCCATCCACATGGGGCTGCGCAAGCTGCAAGGTCCTCTCACCGCCGTGTACTTCGTGCCGTACATCACCTCGGTCGTGGCGATCTCGGTGACGTTCTTCACGCTGTTCTCGTGGCAGTACGGCGCCATCAACGGCTTGATTCAAGCGCTGCACTCGCTGCCGCTCATCGGAGGCCTGTTTCCCGCCGAGCGGATCAATTGGCTCGGCGAAAAGGCCTTCATCCAACCTGCCATCGCGCTCGTCGTCGTGTGGCGCTTCACGGGCTGGAACGTCGTGCTGTACCTCGCGGGCCTTCAGTCCATCCCCAAAGACCTCTACGAGGCGGCGGCCGTCGACGGCGCGACGCGCGCGCAGCAATTCCGCTTCATCACCTTGCCGCTGTTGCGCCCCATGATGTTCCTCGCGATCACCCTCACCCTCATCGGGAATCTGCAACTGTTCGAAGAGCCGTTCATCCTCACGAACGGAGGCGGCGGTCCCGGGCAAATCGGCACCACCGCCGTGATGTACATGCTTCGCACGTACCAAAGCTACGCCGACGCGGGGCTCGCCGCCGCCATGGGCTGGCTTCTGTTCGTCGTGATCGCCGTGCTCACCTTCGTCAACAACCAGGTGTTCGGCCGCAGCGGCCTCGCCGGGAGGGAGTAA
- a CDS encoding carbohydrate ABC transporter permease encodes MAVVSPEVRPKPRRRGAVKPLSRGAAYLLLALGAILTIAPFYFMFVFATHDRSEIFQLPPPVWFGDDTAKNYQSLLERVPFWRSLWNSFYLAFISTATTLFFCSLAGYAFAMYNFKGREFLFGIVLATLLIPTALNIVPYALIMQALGWIDTPRALWVPGMAGAFGIFLMRQYIGSAIPKELMEAGRIDGATEFGIYRRIILPLCGPALGTLGLITFINSWNSFVGPLIIFRSPETYTAPLLLRSLQAVANTDWGALMVGVALTVLPLLVIFVFASRQLIEGLTSGSLKG; translated from the coding sequence GTGGCCGTCGTTTCCCCTGAAGTTCGCCCGAAGCCTCGTCGACGGGGCGCCGTGAAGCCCCTGTCGCGCGGCGCGGCGTATCTGCTGCTCGCCCTCGGCGCGATCCTGACGATCGCTCCGTTCTACTTCATGTTCGTGTTCGCCACGCACGACCGCTCCGAGATCTTCCAGTTGCCGCCTCCGGTGTGGTTCGGCGACGACACCGCGAAGAACTACCAAAGCTTGTTGGAGCGCGTTCCCTTTTGGCGTAGCTTGTGGAACTCGTTTTATCTCGCCTTCATCTCGACCGCCACGACGCTGTTCTTCTGCTCGCTCGCCGGGTACGCCTTCGCGATGTACAACTTCAAAGGTCGCGAGTTCCTGTTCGGCATCGTCCTCGCCACCCTCTTGATTCCGACGGCGCTCAACATCGTGCCGTACGCCCTCATCATGCAGGCCCTCGGCTGGATCGACACGCCGCGCGCCCTCTGGGTGCCGGGCATGGCGGGCGCCTTCGGCATCTTCTTGATGCGCCAGTACATCGGAAGCGCCATCCCCAAAGAGCTGATGGAGGCGGGCCGCATCGACGGCGCCACCGAATTCGGAATCTACCGCCGCATCATCTTGCCGCTGTGCGGTCCCGCGCTCGGCACGCTCGGCCTCATCACCTTCATCAACTCGTGGAACTCCTTCGTCGGGCCGCTCATCATCTTCCGCTCGCCCGAGACGTACACCGCTCCCCTGCTGCTTCGCTCGCTGCAGGCGGTCGCCAACACCGACTGGGGCGCCTTGATGGTCGGCGTGGCGCTCACCGTGCTGCCGCTCCTCGTGATCTTCGTGTTCGCGTCGCGGCAACTCATCGAAGGCCTCACCTCCGGATCGTTGAAAGGCTGA